The genome window CTTCGTGAGCTGTCGTGCCTGCTCGTGTCACGCCATTTGACTGCATAAACTGAATAAAGCGtcttttttatgaatattacaGTCTTtgagctacacacacacacacacacacacacacacacacacacacacgagagaaacaacaatttatgtacatatataagtagGTTTTATTAGGTAAGAaatcgtttgtttttttttttgtgatatatGATAAGAGTTTAAAAGTTGGTAATAAATTCATTGAATCGATTAAAAAATCGCAAAAAATAGCGCGCGCGTTTTTAACAGCGCACAAAACGCGTgctgaccaaaaaaaaaaatatatatatagaagaaaaaaaaagttggatTTCTGTTGAAGATGATGAAATGTTTTAACAACTAATCAGTGCTAGGATGACGCAGTGTTGCAAGCAATTGTTGCCACATTTGGTGTTGCCACTCAATGCCTGGTCGTGTCACGCACGAGGCGTGTGCGTGGACGTGCCGCCGTTGGTGGCAAGTAACCgcgtgtggcagcaacagcagcatgttgctgttgtggcagttgtggcagctgttgctgttgctgtggcacaTATTCCTGCTCATCATCGTAGATCTTGACGGTTTGCACATGACTCTCTACGTTGTGCTCATCCTGTGTAACGACCTTGACGACATGATGTTGCCCCTTGGGTTGCACGTGACTCGTGCCGAGGATCTTGATGGTCTTCACACCAGCAGCATCGAGTGTTTCCAGCACTTTAAAGGTGCGCGCCGCATGCGGCTTCACAATTTGCACGGTGCGCACGCGGGAGCTGCCACGTTGTGGCACGGGTGAGGcggcagcaacggcaacattgACGGCCATTTGCATTTCGCGTGGCATAAACTTTTGCAGCGACTGTTGCGCCTGCAGACTCAATGTGGCGCGTGgcaattgttgatgttgcagctgctgttgatgatgatgttgctgatgatgatgttgctgctgatgatgatgttgctgctgctgatgatgttgttgctgtcgcacctgatgttgctgatgatggtgatgatgctCGTGATACTGCGTGGGCAATGCATTGCTGGCGTAAGACATTGCTGGCGCATAGAAACGTGGACGCTTCGATTGCTCACGATACATGGGTGCAACTTCGACAAATTGCTGCGGTTGCacgtgttgctgctgcacgtgtggttgctgttgctgaacATGTTGCTGcacatgctgctgctgctgtggttgacCATAACGTGCAAATGGCTGCACCGTATTCATATAACTGCTcagcgtgtgtatgtgtgtgtgttgtgttggtGGTGCAGGCAACggagttgcaactgcaacgggagcagcaactggagctgcaactgcaacgggagcagcaactgctgctggTGTAGCCTGAtaaacagttgctgttgctgttgtcgttgtagttgctggcagttgctgttgcttgggCACGCCATAAACAATGTTGCTGCCTGGCAAAGCGGCAACatttcgctgctgctgttgctgcaacagcaattgctgctgctgtagctgcaattgctgctgttgctgctgctgtttcagCAATTTCGTTTGCGTTTGCAGGCTGTGCAGCTCAGCAATGGCTGCCTCAAAATTATCTGGCTTGCTAAACTCATAACCATCTGGCAGAGCGCCAGGATgatggagttgttgttgtacctgttgctgttgtacctgttgttgttgtacctgttgctgctgcacctgttgctgttgtgcctgATAAACAATAgcttgttgctgtggctgcgtTTTGACTTCTTCATTGTAGCTGGGTGGCAAATAATCTGGTGCACGATAAtcggcaactgttgctggcTGTTGCACGCCAGCAACTGCTTGTGCTAGCGCCACGGGCAACTGATCGGGATTGGCATACTCATAGCCAGGTGGCAGATAGCCAGGTGCATGATAatcagcagctgttgttgctgttgctgtaatcgctgttgttgctgttgctgtggagTGTGACTGTgtttgcaattgctgttgcaagggctgcaattgttgctgctgctcttgtgGCACGggctgcaattgctgctgcacttgttgctgctgcacctgttgctgctgtacttgttgctgctgcacctgttgctgctgtacctgttgctgctgtactTGTGGCacgtgctgttgttgctgtggctgtgcAACTACCTCCGGATTGGCAAACTCATAACCAGGTGGCAAATAACCAGGTGCTTGGTAGTTCGTTTGAGCCGAGCTGCTggtgatgctgttgctgctgacaatgctgttgctgctggcgatgctgctgctgctagcgatgctgctgctgctgacaatGTTGCTGGCagtgctgccgctgttgctgctgctgggtgGCAAATAGGCTGGTCCGCGATATACCttttgctgctgatgttgctgctgtggatAGCTAGCAatggcagcagctgttgttgttgttgtggtgggtGGCAGATAATCATTGCCTCTGTAGGCAcgctgtggttgctgctgcagctgttgctcatggtgatgttgatgttgctgctgctgctgatgcaattgcacatgttgctgctgctgctgcaattgcacatgttgctgctgctgatgcaattgcacatgttgctgctgttgcggcacctgttgctgctgctgtgataCGCTGCTGCCAGTGGGTGGCAAATATCCAGGTGATTGATAattatgttgctgctgtgcgaATTGCTGTGGTGCAGTGGAGCTTAAGCTGTCAGCAACAGTAGACTGATagacatgttgctgctgtgtgcTGGGCGTGGCTGCTGTGGGTGGCAAATAAGGCTGCGCTCTATAAGCAAcagattgctgttgttgctgctgctgctgctgcaacggTTGCTTGCGTTGAAAATCATGCTGATAGTTGGAGGGGAAAGGCACTGGCACAGCAACAGGCACcgtggcaactgttgctggcgCATGCAAATGTGTGTCATCGGCAAAACTCAAAAAGGACacatcatcctcatcatcagcagctgttgccgttgccgttgccgttgagGTCGCTgtcagcaactgttgctgctgttgctgctgctgtggctgtgaCTGATGATGTATGTGTATCTCCTCGTGTGTCGCCTGTGGCAACACTTGAGTTGGTGGCAAGTAGGCATTGCTTTTGCCCTCATAATGATTGTGCACCTCAAAGATCTGATAACGGGA of Drosophila innubila isolate TH190305 chromosome X, UK_Dinn_1.0, whole genome shotgun sequence contains these proteins:
- the LOC117785695 gene encoding bromodomain-containing protein DDB_G0280777, with amino-acid sequence QLQQQPQRAYRGNDYLPPTTTTTTAAAIASYPQQQHQQQKVYRGPAYLPPIAQPQQQQHVPQVQQQQVQQQQVQQQQVQQQQVQQQQVQQQAADYHAPGYLPPGYEYANPDQLPVALAQAVAGVQQPATVADYRAPDYLPPSYNEEVKTQPQQQAIVYQAQQQQVQQQQVQQQQVQQQQVQQQLHHPGALPDGYEFSKPDNFEAAIAELHSLQTQTKLLKQQQQQQQLQLQQQQLLLQQQQAPPTQHTHIHTLSSYMNTVQPFARYGQPQQQQHVQQHVQQQQPHVQQQHVQPQQFVEVAPMYREQSKRPRFYAPAMSYASNALPTQYHEHHHHHQQHQQLQHQQLPRATLSLQAQQSLQKFMPREMQMAVNVAVAAASPVPQRGSSRVRTVQIVKPHAARTFKVLETLDAAGVKTIKILGTSHVQPKGQHHVVKVVTQDEHNVESHVQTVKIYDDEQEYDVMR